The segment TCGACTATCGACTGTCAACGAAGATCGAGTCCTATGCTGATTTCGCTCAGACGAATATAGTCGAAACGTAAGAAAAGTCCCTCCACATTATGTTTTCGCTTCTCTTCCACGTGTTGTTACAGGAAGGAAATTCAGCAGTCATTGGAATCGTTCTCATTAAGTTTCGTTAATCAGTTTATTTCTAATCAAACATTATGACGTCACGAGTAGCTCACGGTTGAAAGTAATGCAAAGTTTTCGTAATTTTCAAATAGTATGTAAGTgcgttaataaatatcaaattaattgcaGTTAGCAGTAGTGTTCGTAATGGGTAAAGTGCAAAAAGGATtcatatagaataattaataaaaagtgttctcaataatgatatattcttTGCAACGTATTACTAAACTTCAACTGTTCTTTGAACTGCAGTActctgttttttaaaataagtttgccgtcatataaaaatatgtgtcatTTTAGTACCGCGTAAACAGCAAACAGCCCACAACTACATGAAAGTAATTTCGTGCagtaatatagtaatattgttAGTGTtcatatgataataatatggaTCTTTCTAAAAATAGGGGTCAGAAGGATTTTAGCCCGCCATTGCGTAACAATGGTCAGCGGACATCACACAGACGTGTGATTAACCCGATCATCATTCCCCGTTAAAACCTTTAGAAAGATCGACGAACGTAAAATTCGAATGAGACCTATACTTTGCGAGTTTAACACACGATAGCGTGATTCAGGAGActactagcgccatctgttgtcgaataaaaaagttaatgtaGCTTGAGTAATGAGTATAGTGTTTTCctgtgataatttaatttataaagatttaatcaaacaatttatttgttattaatatttattcctttattatttaaagacattAATATATCGATCACATTTCCCGCTCATTCACCATGTTAGCCAtaaacgaaattattattgctgcTAAGTTTACAAACATCCCAAGGTTTGATTTGGTTGTTAAACTAGGTATAAAGTCTACGAAGACATGTTCAACAACAATGAATTACTAGGAAATGAATTTACCATTCGGATTATAACACGCAAAACCAACACCAAGCGAAagttaatatcaataattgtaatatgcACTTCACTACCTCAAAATACGActaagaaacaataaaaacattatgtaaAGAGGGTCGCTgacataaacatttatatagaatataagcAAACTTAACAGAAACTAGCAACAAGTACGAGAGTATTaagttgatatttaaattctctatttatttgaaacaaatattatttaagtatccgtatttaaaatttccaccataatatatattcaatctAAACAGTATATATGATGTCAATCAAACGAATGACtgacaaaaattaacaaaagacAAGAAAGTGAATCCGACAGATAAAACTCTCACGTATCAACTCAGCGATGTACCGTTATCGGCGAAATGAGACTGTTGACTCACCTATATAGGCTACTGTTACAATCTTTAAATACAAACCTCACTGGCCAGTCAGAGGCGCAAACACCTCAACACTTGAGTAACTCGAACGCAAATTAAAGATATCTATCTCACAAAAAGTTGAATAATTTTACGCTATGGCTTTgttgaaaactttttatttaaatcattatactTTAAGTTCATACGCCCTACTATTATTAAGGTTAAAAAAAgacaatgatattatatatgtaggtacgACTACTATCcgatatttaattcattacgcaattgtttttaataattttaattatattttaaaactgtatatTTAATGGTAGCTTGGCTGAAAACAATCAGAGACAGCGGTATAAGGCATGGTCTAGTAAACAATAGTCACGTATTTAGCATTTCTCGTGTAGGGAAAGCCAGTTTTCCGGGCTAGTAGCTCGAAGCGACTATGCACTTATTTCTTCAACGGTCCGTGCACTGCATGATTGCGGTTCGTCACTTAGCCAAATGATTTATTACCTTCATAATCTATGCTAATAGTAATGGTGATAAGCAACCTTCGTGTTCATATCGAAGACTTTTTGTTACAGGTCGTGCGATCCCGTCTTCGTGCCCAGTGGTGGCTACCAACAGTCCTGATAGTGACTATTGTTCAAGGCACACGTGGTCAATGCCCGTGGATGGAAAACCCAGATTTACAAGCGACCTGTGTGTGTGCTTTCAATTTAGCAAGACAGCTCTCAGTGCAATGTGACCAGGTATAACCCGTTGAAACGAAATTtgaatgatataaaacatgtaaCAATCAGTCATCAGTCTCTTAAcattacctattatttttacagGTAGATTTTCCGACACTACTATCAGCATTGAATTCTAGCGCTGGAAAAATTTCCATAGACTtgctatatataaacaatgcGACGATTTCGTCACTAACCAGTGATATGTTTCGAAATTTAGCTATTTACAATCTACAAATATCTGGCTGCAAGTTGAGGAAGATCGAAAGCAACGCCTTTAACGGGCAAGGCCAGTACTTAAAGAATTTGAATCTACAAGACAACGAATTATCGGAGGTGCCTGTGAAAGCACTGAGAATATTGACAAACTTATCTCTGTTAGATCTGTCAAAAAACAAGATAACGCTAATCGAAAACTATTCGTTTTCTACCCTTCAGGAATtaacaactttaaaattatccgACAATAATGTAACACTAGCACCGCAAGCCTTAGCTGGTTTGGAAAATTctcttaaaaatcttaatttaaaaggaaCAAGACAGAAGTCTGTTCCAGAATGTATACGAGGTCTACGAAGTCTTGCCTTTCTTGATCTGTCACAGAATAGTATACGAGAACTACCAGGCCCTGACGGCCCTCAAACTTTTGAAGGATTAGATTCTCTTACGGCTCTCAATTTAGAACGAAACTtacttgtaaatttaaaacatggaGCATTTTTACAAATCAAAAACACGCTGAGCTCGTTAAGTTTACTAAATAACCTTTTACCAGAATATCCAACAGAAGCAATATCCGTGTTATCAGAGTTGAGAGTGCTTGATATAGGTTTTAATTTACTCAACAAGATACCTTCAGATGCCTTTTTAAAGAATCCGTCAATAACCTTACTGGCATTAGATGGTAATCCATTGCCAACTGTGCCAGAAAAGGCTTTGGCTCATCTAAATTCTACATTGAGAGGTCTTAGTCTTGGCGGCAGATTCTTGAACTGTGACTGTAAATTACGATGGATTATCGAATGGATTCGTAATGGCGAACTACAGGTCACTTCACGCGAGAGAAATCCACAATTCTGTGGAAACCCACCAGCATTCCGAGATCGTGGTTTTTACAGTTTTGAGCCGAATGAGTTAGTATGTGATCATGATACAACTGAAATAGTACAATCAACTCTCAAGTATAGTGATATAAGTTACACGACAACGTCGCCGGTGACAACTGCACAAGCAACTACTCCCGCATCAACTACCTTTAATGTTCCTTTGAACAGTGAATTTAATGAATCGTCAACAATTAAATCTTCTAGCACAACTCCGGTAACTACCACTACGAATAAACCAAGTCGCAACCCAGCAGTACGTCCGGCTGGACCAAATTGGAGACATGCACCAAACCAAAGACCCCCATTAGTCATGAATTTCCCACAACAGAAACCAAGTATAGATGACTCTAACGAAGTGAAAGTAAAAAATGCGTA is part of the Danaus plexippus chromosome 2, MEX_DaPlex, whole genome shotgun sequence genome and harbors:
- the LOC133320885 gene encoding uncharacterized protein LOC133320885 gives rise to the protein MVVRSRLRAQWWLPTVLIVTIVQGTRGQCPWMENPDLQATCVCAFNLARQLSVQCDQVDFPTLLSALNSSAGKISIDLLYINNATISSLTSDMFRNLAIYNLQISGCKLRKIESNAFNGQGQYLKNLNLQDNELSEVPVKALRILTNLSLLDLSKNKITLIENYSFSTLQELTTLKLSDNNVTLAPQALAGLENSLKNLNLKGTRQKSVPECIRGLRSLAFLDLSQNSIRELPGPDGPQTFEGLDSLTALNLERNLLVNLKHGAFLQIKNTLSSLSLLNNLLPEYPTEAISVLSELRVLDIGFNLLNKIPSDAFLKNPSITLLALDGNPLPTVPEKALAHLNSTLRGLSLGGRFLNCDCKLRWIIEWIRNGELQVTSRERNPQFCGNPPAFRDRGFYSFEPNELVCDHDTTEIVQSTLKYSDISYTTTSPVTTAQATTPASTTFNVPLNSEFNESSTIKSSSTTPVTTTTNKPSRNPAVRPAGPNWRHAPNQRPPLVMNFPQQKPSIDDSNEVKVKNAYRQDNSVIIQWDSDVANILGFRVVYRLFGDKSFKQGPPLEASEREFKIKNVPSQECIVVCVISLEEIHISPETVPYTQCREVRTVSAAATNMDKITIAASAAICGTIVVAVLVFAAASRRRSRTVHRLHSQLPEKVPNSCCGGLAGTPSPSGPLSSLATIGAFGKQREWDQVSAYSARSIPRARSYTEPPPPETVPGRPGRARSLADGQSQHSYSARYGASGYPTSLLGSRTDLRQSRQSLGGASERASRLSLSGAAGGATSGTSGSRRRPRSRSRPASRYSVGSIGMGYCDTSDNWTDHDMDIYMTRNATARGGLVPL